GTGGTGCTCAAGGTCGCCGAGGAGACCCCCTTGTCCGCGCTCCGGCTCGGCGAGCTCCTGCTCGAAATCGGCTTACCCAAGGGCGTGGTCAATATCGTCACGGGTTTCGGGGAGACGGCGGGCGCGGCGCTGGCGGCCCATCCCGGTGTCGACAAGGTCGCGTTCACGGGCTCGACCGAGGTCGGGAGGCTCATCGTCCGGGCAGCGGCCAATGACCTCAAGAAGGTCTCGTTGGAGCTCGGCGGCAAATCGCCCAACATCATCCTCAAGGACGCGGATCTCGACGTCGCCATCCCCGGTGCGGCCAGCGCGATCTTCTTCAATCACGGCCAGTGTTGCTGTGCCGGCTCGCGCCTGTATGTCGAAGAACCCGCCTTCAACCGGGTGGTCGAGGGCGTGGCGGAAGCCGCCAAAAAGATCAAACTGGGACCGGGTCTCGACCCCAAGACCGAGATGGGACCCATGGTCTCCGAGATCCAACGCAACCGGGTGTGCGGGTATCTGGAGTCCGGTCTCGCCGAAGGGGCGCGCGCCGTCACCGGCGGTAGCGGCAGGGCCGGCGCCGGTTACTTCGTGGAACCCACCGTCCTCGTCGACACCCAAGCCGATATGAAGGTGGTCCAGGAGGAGATCTTCGGGCCGGTCGTCACGGCCATGCCGTTCGAGGCGCTGGACGATCGTCTCATCGAGCGCGCGAACGATACGATCTACGGCTTGGCCGCCGGGGTCTGGACCCGTGATCTCTGCAAGGCCCACACGCTGGCCGCCAGGCTCAAGTCGGGCACCGTGTGGGTGAACTGCTATAACGTCTTCGATGCGGCCTTACCCTTCGGCGGCTACAAGCAGTCGGGCTGGGGACGCGAGATGGGCGAGGCAGTCCTCCAACACTACACCGAGACCAAGGCGGTCACGATCAGGCTGTAAAAACCGCTTCTTATTTAAACTTCCTTAAAATTCCGGTCGCCCGACTTCGCGAGCCGCATCCGAATCGAGGAGCGGCGCGCGGGGCGTGCTCGTCCCCGTCACTGCGCATCGTTCCCCCCTTGCGGGTACCGGCCGCGGACCTCTGTCCGGCTGTACAGCGGCCCTCGCGGCCCGGCACAAGGGCCGTGCGACCCTCGCGACCTGCCGTACCCGTCCCAGCAGCTATAATCAGGACGCGAAGCCCCCCGAAACGCCATGGCGATCCACTCCACCGAAGCGATCATCGATGACATCCGTCAGGGCCGGATGGTGATCGTCATGGACGACGAGGACCGCGAGAACGAGGGCGACCTCATCATGGCGGCGAGCGTCGCACGTGCGGAGGATATCAACTTCATGGCCCGCTACGGCCGCGGCCTCATCTGCCTGACCCTGACCAAGGAACGCTGCGAGCAACTGCAACTGCCGCTCATGGTACGCGACACCTATTACCGCCAGACCACCAACTTCACGGTCTCGATCGAGGCGGCGCGCGGGGTCACGACCGGCATCTCGGCCGCGGATCGGGCGGTGACGATCCGCACCGCCGTGGCCCCGGAGGCCAAGGCCGGGGACCTGGTGCAGCCCGGCCACGTGTTCCCGCTGATGGCCCAGCCGGGCGGGGTTCTGACGCGTGCCGGACACACCGAGGCCGGCTGTGATCTGGCGCGGCTGGCGGGTCTCGATGCGGCCGCGGTCATCGTCGAGATCCTGCGCGACGACGGCGCCATGGCGCGCCGCCCGGACCTCGAGGGGCTGGCCGAGCGACATGGCCTCAAGATCGGCACCATATCCGACCTCATCCGCTTCCGCATGCAGAACGAGAAGACCATCGAGCGCGTCGCGGAGGCCCTCATCACCACCGAGATCGGGGAGTTGCGCCTTTTGGCCTTCAAGGACGACCTCTCCCGGGACCTGCACCTCGCGCTCGTCAAGGGGACAGTCGATCCGGCCACGCCGACCTTGGTACGGGTGCATGTATTCAATCCGGTGATGGACCTGACCGGTAGCGTGCGCGCGGATGGCGGATGGCGGCTGGCCGATGTCGTGAGGCGGGTCGCGGCAGAACCGAGCGCCGTCATCGTGATCCTGTGCCACCAGTTCGAGCCCGCCGACCTCATCCAGCAGATCCAGGACGCGACCCTGCCGGGAGCGACGCCGCCGCGGCGGACACGGCGCGAGACCGAGGATCTCCGGACGATCGGCCTAGGTTCCCAGATCCTCGCCGATCTCGGCGTCGGCAAGATGCGGGTCCTGAGCGCCCCGAAGCGCATCCATTCCCTCTCGGGATTCGGTCTCGAGGTCTTAGACTATGTCAGTTGATATCCATTGGGGACAGAGCGGTGCAAGGCATTAAGACGATCCACGGACTGGCAGTGCTGCCGGGGCGGGCGCGCTTCGGGGTGGTGGCCAGCCGCTTCAATGGGGCCATCGTCGAACACCTCCTGTCTGGCTGCCTCGAGACGCTGGAGCACCATGGTGTCTGCGGCGAGGACATCACCCTGGTCAAGGTGCCGGGCGCACGCGAGATCCCGCTCGCCGGCCGGCGTATGGCGGCGAGCGGTCGATTCGACGCGATCATCGCCCTCGGGGTCATCATCCGCGGCTCCACGCCGCACTTCGAGTATGTCGCGGGCCCCTGCTCCGAAGGCCTCGCGGCCATCGGCAATCAGTACGCCATACCCGTGATCTTCGGGGTCCTGACGGCGGAGACCGCCGAACAGGCCATGGAACGAGCCGGGGGCAAGGCCGGCAACCGGGGCGCCGATGCGGCGCTTGCGGCCATCGAGATGGTGTCCCTCCTCGGGCAGATCGATTCCTGAGCGAGATGGCCAAACAGTTGGGAAAGATCAGGGCCCGGCGTTGTGCCGTCCAGGCCCTCTACCAATGGCTGATGTCGGGACAGGAGCCGCACGAGATCGTGCGCCAGTTCATAAACGAACGGGACATCGGCGAGATCGACGAGGCCTATTTCTCCCTGCTGATCCGCGAGATCCCGGTCTCGATCGCGGCCCTGGAAAGACACCTGGACGGCGTCCTGGATCGCCCGATCACGGCGCTCGACCCGGTCGAGCGTGCCATCCTCGCCATCGGCGTGCACGAGCTCCTGTGCCACCCCGACATCCCCTGGCGGGTGGTAATCAACGAGGCCGTGGAGCTCGCCAAGATGTTCGGGGCGGAGCAGAGCCACAAGTACATCAACGGGGTCTTGGACAAGGTGGCGCGTTCGCTCAGAACGCCGGAAACCCACTGCGTCTCGTAAAGGGGACCGCCGCGAGACCGGGCGGACCCCGCCTCATGCCAGTCTCGGAATTCGATATCATCGCCCGCTACTTCACGCCGGCGTCTGTCGGGCGCGACGACGTGCTGGTGGGCGTCGGCGATGACGGTGCGGTCCTTGAGGTCCCCGCCGGATCGGCCCTCGTGGTATCCACCGACACGCTCGTCCGGGACGTGCACTTTTCCGATGATTACTCCCCCGGGGACATCGGTTACAAGGCCCTCGCGGTCAACCTGAGCGATCTCGCCGCCATGGCCGCGCAACCGGCCTGGGCATCCCTGGCCCTGACACTCCCGCACGCCGACGAAGGATGGATCGCGGACTTCGCCCGCGGCTTCTTCGATCTGGCCGAGGCCCATGGGGTGGCACTGGTCGGAGGCGACTTGACCCGCGGCCCACTCACCATCACGGTCGGCGCCTACGGGTTCGCCCCCACGGGTTTGAGCCTGCGGCGGAGCGGCGCGCGTCCGGGGGATGAGATCTTCGTCACCGGTACCCTCGGCGATGCGGCCCTGGCCCTCTGCGGTCTACCCTCCCCCCGCGCGTACCTGGAGACGCGCCTGCGCCGCCCCGCGCCACGGGTGTCCGAAGGGCTCACCGTGAGAGGCCTGGCCTCCAGCGGGATCGATATCTCCGACGGCCTGGCTGCCGATCTCGGTCATCTCCTCACCCAGAGCGGATGCGGTGCCACGGTGTACCTGGAGCGCCTGCCCCTGTCGCCGGCGTTGCGCGCAGTGGATGACCCGGACCGGCGCTGGGCCTTGGCACTCGCCGGTGGCGACGACTACGAGTTGTGTTTCACCGTCCCGCCACCGCAACGACCGGTGCTGGAGTCCCGGTGGTGCGGGGCATCAATGACCTGTATCGGTCGCATCGAGGCCAGCCCGGGACTGCGATGGATCGGTGCGGACGGCAGCGCCTATCATCCGCCTCGCGAGGGCTACCGGCACTTCTAGTTCTAGGTTGGGGGGTTAACGTGGTCAGGCCCCGCCGCTCGAACAGGCGCAGTACCCGTATTCGCACCGCCCGCTATACGGCCGCAATGTCCTCCTGGCTCAATGGGTCTCGCGTCTCGCCTACCGGGACAGGCGGATCTGCACATGGAACCCTTCGCGCTTTTGCAGGACGGCGATCACATCGAATAGGTTACGGGCCTGCGGATTGCCTCTCGGACCCAGCATCCGCATCAGGCTTTTGGGCGGCCGGCCGGTCTCCTCGCCCAAGGCCTCGAAGCCGATCGTGGCGTTGATGTAATCGCGCAGCACGGCCTTGCCGGTCTCGGCATCGCCCGATAGGAAGCATTCCAGGGCTTCGCTCAGCAATGCCGACCGGAAGGCCTCGTCGGTCTCCGCTCGCGCCTTGATGGTCTCTTTGAAATCCCGTGTCAGGGCCATATCAACGCTCCACTTTCTTTCTGGCCTTGTATTCCTGCCAGAGCCGCCGGCCGGTCTCGATGTCGGCGCTCTGCCGCTTCTTCGTGCCGCCCCCGAGCAGGATCACCAGGCGCTCCCCGTCCTTGCCGAAATAGATCCGGTAGCCCGGCCCATAGTCGATCTTGAGCTCCAGGATCCGCCGCCGACGCCCTTCACGTTGGACCGGTTGCCCTGCTCAAGGCGGACCAAGGCTACGGCGACCTTGGCGGCGGCTCTGGACTCTAGGCCGCTGAACCACTTCTCGAAAGGGCTGCAGCCCGCCCGATCGGCATATTCCCGCACCTCGATCATGTATCATAGTAACATAAACGTTACTTTTAGAAGCCGAACACCCGGCCGCAGATCCTAGCTAGGTAGGGCAGGACATCAGGCGTTTCCGGTCCCCCTCTCCTCCCCCACCGCCCGCTACGATGTCGATCTGGTAAGAGCTACGCACCATGCCCATGCTGAACCCCCCGCATCCCGGCCTGTGGTGCAGCAGGATTGCAGGCCCTGGACCTGACCGTCACGCGAGCCGCAGAAGTGCTGGGCGTCACCCGGCAGTGAGCTGCGCGAGCCCGCGTAGTCAACTATAAGAAAGAGAGGCGAGAACCCTCAGAATATGGGTGGCGAATAAACTCACGACCCATAACGCGCGTGGCCAAGGACGGCTGCGCCCGATCAGAGCACTTCCCCTCTCCCTCGGGCCACCGGCCCGCCGCTCTTGCGATAGGCGGCCTGAACCGAACGGGCAGGAGCCCGGCTTTTATGAGGTAGTACAGGATGAACCGCTGCGCTTCCCCGCTCCGGCGACGTCATCGGACCCCGCCGCAGCCCGCCTTGCGCCCACGCCCCCCATTGACCCCTTCCCGCCCCTTGACCATACTTCCTCATGACCCCAAGCCCGGGGTCCGAGCGGGGAGATCAGGCCATGACCGACACGCCGAGCCAACCACTAGCCCTCCATCACGGCCCCAGGCGCCTTACAATCCCCAAGCTCATAGCCTTCGACCAGCGGTTCAGTTCAACAGATCTTATCCGCCATGCTGCCGCACGGCGGATAAGATACTATCCGTTAGAGACCATGGCATCACCCACGAACAAACAGCGACAGCTCATTTCAACGTTTGCCCTTCACATTGGAGTGTTCTTGCTCCTGTTCGGGGGCATGTGGCTGCTAGTTCACTTCCTACGCCTTAGGCCTAGTTTACTCTACGCGATTCCTGCCCTGTACTTCGTCTACCTCGGGGTGACGCTAGTAATCGGTAACCGCACACGAAAGCGCGCAAGACCAACGGGACCAAAATGAAGAGACGCAATGTCATTGGCCCGGTTTGCCTCCTTCTCACTTTTCTCTCCACGTCAAACGCTAGCGCGCAAAGTTCAACAGTTTTGGGCTCGCTGGAGAAGGCGAGTATTCGTGCACTCGCGTGGTTCAAAGCCCTGGGGGCGCCTATAGCCGAAATAGTAGCGGCGGAAGAACGAACTCAGCTGCTGGAAGCCTTGTCCGATCTGAGCAAAGATCTGTATGCGATCGAACAAGACAAACAAGTCTTCATTCAACTACTCAAGCGTGACACGCTGGATCAGGACGCGATCTATTCGCGCACAGGAAAGCTAATGACCAGCATCGACAAGGCTAGGCAAAGCTTACGGAGGCTCGGACCGATTCTCCGCCAACGGTACCAGGTAGGCGGAGCTGAAGTCGAGGCCCTGCTTAGTGACGCCGCCATAGCTCGAAAGATCTGGGTAGCAGAGCTGTATGGCGCACCGCGTGACTCGATTCGCCGCCAAGCTTTGATCGCGGAGGGCGAGAGAGCACTCTGAAGGCACTTCACGCAGCCAACGTGGAATTGTCCAAGCTCATAACAAGGCTTTGAATGATCTCTAACCAAGCGCTGTAGCCGACGCCGTGGATCGTCCTCGCTTTTCCAAGCTTTCTTGTCCGGCGCGGCTGATCTTGTTTCGTTAGAGC
This genomic stretch from Pseudomonadota bacterium harbors:
- the nusB gene encoding transcription antitermination factor NusB; its protein translation is MAKQLGKIRARRCAVQALYQWLMSGQEPHEIVRQFINERDIGEIDEAYFSLLIREIPVSIAALERHLDGVLDRPITALDPVERAILAIGVHELLCHPDIPWRVVINEAVELAKMFGAEQSHKYINGVLDKVARSLRTPETHCVS
- the ribE gene encoding 6,7-dimethyl-8-ribityllumazine synthase yields the protein MKTIHGLAVLPGRARFGVVASRFNGAIVEHLLSGCLETLEHHGVCGEDITLVKVPGAREIPLAGRRMAASGRFDAIIALGVIIRGSTPHFEYVAGPCSEGLAAIGNQYAIPVIFGVLTAETAEQAMERAGGKAGNRGADAALAAIEMVSLLGQIDS
- a CDS encoding aldehyde dehydrogenase family protein, producing MNAAVLSYSLTQPVSQFLGSPKKLLIDGEWVPAASGKTFPVYDPATGRVSAEVAEGDREDIGRAVKAARRAFESGPWPALGPAERGKIIWRIGDAILEHLDELAELESLDNGKPVSVAKAADVPLAADMFHYMAGWATKRHGITIPLSVLYTPGVRYHAYTVPEPVGVVGQIIPWNFPLLMAAWKLAPALATGCTVVLKVAEETPLSALRLGELLLEIGLPKGVVNIVTGFGETAGAALAAHPGVDKVAFTGSTEVGRLIVRAAANDLKKVSLELGGKSPNIILKDADLDVAIPGAASAIFFNHGQCCCAGSRLYVEEPAFNRVVEGVAEAAKKIKLGPGLDPKTEMGPMVSEIQRNRVCGYLESGLAEGARAVTGGSGRAGAGYFVEPTVLVDTQADMKVVQEEIFGPVVTAMPFEALDDRLIERANDTIYGLAAGVWTRDLCKAHTLAARLKSGTVWVNCYNVFDAALPFGGYKQSGWGREMGEAVLQHYTETKAVTIRL
- a CDS encoding transcriptional regulator → MALTRDFKETIKARAETDEAFRSALLSEALECFLSGDAETGKAVLRDYINATIGFEALGEETGRPPKSLMRMLGPRGNPQARNLFDVIAVLQKREGFHVQIRLSR
- the ribBA gene encoding bifunctional 3,4-dihydroxy-2-butanone-4-phosphate synthase/GTP cyclohydrolase II; this translates as MAIHSTEAIIDDIRQGRMVIVMDDEDRENEGDLIMAASVARAEDINFMARYGRGLICLTLTKERCEQLQLPLMVRDTYYRQTTNFTVSIEAARGVTTGISAADRAVTIRTAVAPEAKAGDLVQPGHVFPLMAQPGGVLTRAGHTEAGCDLARLAGLDAAAVIVEILRDDGAMARRPDLEGLAERHGLKIGTISDLIRFRMQNEKTIERVAEALITTEIGELRLLAFKDDLSRDLHLALVKGTVDPATPTLVRVHVFNPVMDLTGSVRADGGWRLADVVRRVAAEPSAVIVILCHQFEPADLIQQIQDATLPGATPPRRTRRETEDLRTIGLGSQILADLGVGKMRVLSAPKRIHSLSGFGLEVLDYVS
- the thiL gene encoding thiamine-phosphate kinase — translated: MPVSEFDIIARYFTPASVGRDDVLVGVGDDGAVLEVPAGSALVVSTDTLVRDVHFSDDYSPGDIGYKALAVNLSDLAAMAAQPAWASLALTLPHADEGWIADFARGFFDLAEAHGVALVGGDLTRGPLTITVGAYGFAPTGLSLRRSGARPGDEIFVTGTLGDAALALCGLPSPRAYLETRLRRPAPRVSEGLTVRGLASSGIDISDGLAADLGHLLTQSGCGATVYLERLPLSPALRAVDDPDRRWALALAGGDDYELCFTVPPPQRPVLESRWCGASMTCIGRIEASPGLRWIGADGSAYHPPREGYRHF